TGAGCATTGCCCGTTGCGGCGCGGCTCGAAGCGACGCTTCGAACTCGCCCCGATGCCCCCCGTGGTCAAGGGTTTCGACAAGATGGGCCGGAATGGTGGTCGACCGATGTCGCCGGCCCGTTGGATGTGTCAGACAGTATTCTCTCCAACTGGCGGCGATTCCTGCGAATGATTCGCGCTCCCGCCCCTTGATGGCGAACATGTATTCGTGGTACAATGGCCCCGGTACCGAACATATGTTTCGCCTCGGGAGGCCGACCCATGACCCCGGTGGCCTATCTGTACGCTCCCCATCTGGCCGCCGACATCGTGCAACGGTCCGATCCATCGGTCGCGAGGCGGCCCCTCGCCATCCTGGCCGCTCCAGAGGAGGAGACCGTCGCCGACTGCTCATGGGAGGCGACGCGATGGGGGGTGCGGTCCGGCACCTCCCTGCGCCAGGCTCATCTGGCCTGTCCGGGCCTGGAGGTGCGGGTCTGCCCGGATGCGCACATCCAGGCGCACCTGGCGACGGTCTGGGATGCGCTGGTGCGTGCCGGTTGCCTCGTGGAGCCCGATCCGCCATACGGCGCCTTCGTCGGGCCTGCCGACGCCACCGCTCCGGAGGCGCTGGCCTCCGTCGTCGAGCAGGCGCTGCCCGCCGTCTGGGTGCTGGGAGCGGGGCCCACCCGCCTGATGGCCAAGGCAGCCGCGCTGGAGCAGGCCGAGCACCTGCACCGCCATGCGGCGGCCGGGCGTCTGCGGGCGGGAGGCGTCGTCGTACGCGTCATCCGCCCCGACGAGGCCCGCGCCTTCCTCGAGGGCCTCCCGCTCCGCCACCTCTGGCTCTGCCCCGATCCCATCCGTGACGAGCTCATCCGGCTCGGCTTCAAGACCGTGGGGGCCGTCGCCGCCCTGCCCGGTGAGGCGCTGATGGAGCGGTTCGGCCCCATCGGCTGGCAGATCTGGCAGAAGAGCCGGGGGATCGACTCCAGGGAGGTGCTGGCCGCCTATCCGCCGCCATCCCTGAGCCGGGTCTCCGATCTGGAGGGCGAGGCCCTCACGTGGGAGCAGGGTGACGGCCTGGCCCTCCGGGTGCGCCAGTGGGCCCGCGCCCTTCACGCCGAGCTGCAGGCGCGCACGCAGGTGGCCCAGGCGCTGGCGATGCGCCTCTGGCTGCGCCCTCCGGCGATGACCCTGGTCGAGACGATCCGGTTGGGCGAGGATCGCCAGGGCGCCGGTTCCTGGGAGATCGTGGCCCTCCACCTGCTCGATCGGCTCCGCCGGCAAGCCGAGCCCTGGCAGGCGAGCGGCGCCCGC
This genomic interval from Limnochorda sp. LNt contains the following:
- a CDS encoding Y-family DNA polymerase gives rise to the protein MTPVAYLYAPHLAADIVQRSDPSVARRPLAILAAPEEETVADCSWEATRWGVRSGTSLRQAHLACPGLEVRVCPDAHIQAHLATVWDALVRAGCLVEPDPPYGAFVGPADATAPEALASVVEQALPAVWVLGAGPTRLMAKAAALEQAEHLHRHAAAGRLRAGGVVVRVIRPDEARAFLEGLPLRHLWLCPDPIRDELIRLGFKTVGAVAALPGEALMERFGPIGWQIWQKSRGIDSREVLAAYPPPSLSRVSDLEGEALTWEQGDGLALRVRQWARALHAELQARTQVAQALAMRLWLRPPAMTLVETIRLGEDRQGAGSWEIVALHLLDRLRRQAEPWQASGARPHRLELVAAPIRPARPQPVPLLPRLSVASRQSRLHRALQAVTQRVGPGAVRPASERPLSRRESMLSLIEQGAGLP